A genomic region of Equus caballus isolate H_3958 breed thoroughbred chromosome 1, TB-T2T, whole genome shotgun sequence contains the following coding sequences:
- the SYNM gene encoding synemin isoform X2 codes for MLSWRLQTGSEKAELQELNARLYDYVCRVRELERENLLLEEELRGRRGQEALWAEGQARFAEEARSLRQQLDELSWATALAEGERDAVRRELWELRRLGEEARAARGRLDAELGAQQRELQEALGARATLEALLGRLQAERRGLDEAHEREVRELRARAAGLTMHYRARATGLGAPPPRLKEVHDSYALLVAESWQETVQLYEDEVRELEELLQRGQESRREAEDEARLCAQEAEALRREVLELEQLRALLEDELLRMREAYELQAEERQRGIACLEDEKAALTLAMADRLRDYQELVQVKTSLSLEVATYRALLEGESNPEIVIVTKHIEDMPQEFRNTSYRYTDSVLQRENERNLFLRQKAPSASFSHSAGLRANLSARSGSQAAVGSAARRDFLGPGYSPLTTIQRESSYEKTARGQTNYRTSSSAPGLFRNTEAQVKTFPSRPRTEGTKDVPTNLAKESTVAREAYRERPASVAAGASESTWSNERTVILGKKTEDKAMREQEKNRPVTVQTKREEKMFDSKEKASEERNLRWEELTKLDKEARKRESQQMREKAEEKESLKEKSVRGREIPISLEVSQDSTPEVAPKAFQTPLKKDAGDGPGRGVETREARFRLGTSDTTGSLKGDSMTETIAENIVSSILKQFTQSPDTEASANSFPDTKVTYVDRKELPGDRKTKTEIVVESKLTEEIDVSDEAGLDYLLSKDVKDKVELKGKSAERMIGDIINLGLKGREGRAKVVNVEIIEEPMSYVGGGKADEFSIPFEVEEVDDVSPGSRGLVEEEEGYGETDITVSGNQHEKTKQPQENVTHVEEVMEAGDSEGEQSYFVSTPDEHPGGHDRDEGSVYGQIHIEEESTIRYSWQDEIVPGARRRIKRDDALGEKVVKPLDVAEHSLEGDVGSTHWKEQARSGEFHAEPTVIEKEIKIPHDFHTSIKGVFKEPRHQLVEVIGQLEESLPERMKEELSALTREDQGGPGSVSVDVKKVQTSGGESVTLVAEVNLSRTVDADQLDLEELSKDEAGEIEKAVESVVRDSLTKRHSPTSGSPNREAGAEAPAPGIGFKRWATQELYSPSGEEEDASRAHSTEQVTSQGPVSATVEVTSPRGFARSHVLEDVSQSVRHIKIDPTGIWRTEQVSHEGPTAEVVEMDVSNIEVTPSWTQEATVFFPAGTEAEAHSVSDPGAWRDAGSGSARAANVSFQGSAGDGRQAPGEEGREQAEFDKMVQLQRMVDQRSVISDEKKVALLYLDSQEEESEGDWF; via the exons ATGCTGTCCTGGCGGCTGCAGACGGGCTCGGAGAAGGCCGAGCTGCAGGAGCTCAACGCCCGGCTCTACGACTACGTGTGCCGGGTGCGGGAGCTGGAGCGCGAAAACCtgctcctggaggaggagctgcgCGGCCGGCGCGGGCAGGAGGCCCTGTGGGCCGAGGGGCAGGCCCGCTTCGCCGAGGAGGCGCGCAGCTTGCGGCAGCAGCTGGATGAGCTGAGCTGGGCCACGGCGCTGGCCGAGGGCGAGCGCGACGCCGTGCGGCGCGAGTTGTGGGAGCTGCGGCGGCTGGGCGAGGAGGCGCGCGCCGCCCGCGGCCGCCTGGACGCCGAGCTGGGCGCGCAGCAGCGCGAGCTGCAGGAGGCGCTGGGCGCGCGCGCCACCCTCGAGGCGTTGCTGGGCCGGCTGCAGGCCGAGCGCCGCGGCCTCGACGAGGCCCACGAGCGCGAGGTGCGGGAgctgcgcgcgcgcgccgccggcCTGACCATGCACTACCGCGCCCGTGCCACCGGCCTCggcgcgccgccgccgcgcctGAAGGAGGTGCACGACAGCTACGCGCTGCTGGTGGCCGAGTCGTGGCAGGAGACCGTGCAGCTGTACGAGGACGAGGTGCGCGAGCTGGAGGAGTTGCTGCAGCGCGGGCAGGAGAGCCGGCGCGAGGCCGAGGACGAGGCTCGGCTGTGCGCGCAGGAGGCCGAGGCGCTGCGGCGCGAGGTGCTCGAGCTGGAGCAGCTGCGCGCGCTGCTGGAGGACGAGCTGCTGCGGATGCGCGAGGCGTACGAGCTGCAGGCCGAGGAGCGGCAG AGAGGGATTGCCTGCCTGGAGGATGAGAAGGCGGCCCTCACCTTGGCCATGGCCGACCGGCTGCGGGACTATCAGGAGCTCGTGCAGGTGAAGACCAGCCTCAGCCTGGAGGTTGCAACCTACCG agCCTTACTGGAAGGAGAAAGTAATCCAGAGATAGTGATCGTGACTAAACACATTGAAGACATGCCACAAG AATTCAGAAACACATCCTATCGGTATACCGACTCGGTATTACAGAGGGAGAATGAAAGGAATCTGTTCCTGAGGCAGAAAGCGCCTTCAGCGAGCTTCAGTCACAGCGCGGGGCTGCGTGCTAACCTGTCGGCTCGCTCCGGATCGCAGGCAGCTGTTGGAAGCGCCGCCAGAAGAGACTTCCTGGGCCCAGGATATTCTCCGCTTACCACAATCCAGCGGGAAAGCTCGTATGAAAAAACTGCCAGAGGTCAAACCAACTACAGAACTTCATCTTCAGCCCCTGGTCTTTTCAGAAATACGGAAGCTCAAGTGAAAACATTCCCCAGTAGACCAAGAACTGAAGGTACAAAGGACGTCCCCACTAATTTAGCCAAAGAGTCCACCGTTGCCCGAGAGGCATACCGAGAACGCCCGGCCAGTGTGGCGGCAGGCGCTTCTGAAAGTACTTGGTCAAATGAGAGGACCGTCATtttgggaaagaaaacagaagataaagCCATGagggagcaagagaaaaataGGCCAGTAACTGTCCAAACAAAGCgagaagagaaaatgtttgatTCTAAAGAGAAAGCTTCAGAGGAGAGAAACTTAAGGTGGGAAGAGCTGACAAAGTTAGataaagaagcaagaaagagagaaagccagcAAATGAGAGAAAAGGCGGAAGAGAAGGAGTCATTGAAGGAGAAAagtgtgagaggaagagagatacCTATCAGTCTAGAAGTATCCCAGGACAGCACACCAGAGGTGGCTCCGAAAGCTTTCCAGACACCCTTGAAGAAGGATGCTGGTGATGGTCCGGGTAGAGGGGTTGAAACCAGAGAGGCAAGGTTCAGGTTGGGCACCAGCGACACCACCGGCTCTCTGAAAGGTGATTCCATGACTGAAACCATTGCAGAAAACATCGTGTCCAGTATTCTGAAGCAGTTTACCCAGTCTCCTGATACAGAAGCATCTGCTAACTCTTTTCCAGACACAAAAGTCACTTACGTGGACAGGAAAGAGCTTCCTGGTGACAGAAAAACGAAGACTGAGATAGTCGTGGAGTCGAAACTGACTGAAGAGATCGACGTTTCAGATGAAGCTGGCCTGGACTACCTTTTAAGCAAGGATGTTAAGGATAAGGTGGAGCTGAAAGGAAAATCAGCCGAGCGGATGATAGGAGATATAATCAATCTTGGtctgaaaggaagagaggggagagcaAAGGTTGTCAATGTGGAGATCATTGAAGAGCCCATGAGCTATGTAGGTGGCGGGAAGGCAGATGAGTTTTCTATCCCATTCGAAGTGGAGGAGGTCGATGATGTGTCTCCGGGCTCCAGGGGGCTTGTCGAGGAGGAGGAAGGTTATGGAGAAACAGATATCACAGTCTCAGGTAATCAACATGAAAAGACCAAGCAGCCCCAAGAGAATGTAACTCATGTTGAGGAAGTGATGGAGGCAGGTGACTCAGAGGGAGAGCAGAGTTATTTTGTGTCGACTCCAGATGAACACCCCGGGGGGCATGACAGAGATGAAGGCTCAGTGTACGGGCAGATCCACATTGAGGAAGAATCCACCATCAGGTACTCTTGGCAAGATGAAATCGTGCCAGGGGCTCGGAGGAGGATAAAGAGGGACGATGCTTTGGGAGAGAAGGTTGTGAAACCACTGGATGTTGCAGAACATTCTCTGGAGGGAGATGTGGGTTCTACTCACTGGAAAGAACAAGCGAGAAGTGGTGAATTTCATGCTGAACCCACAGtcattgaaaaggaaattaaaataccaCATGATTTTCACACATCCATTAAGGGAGTCTTCAAGGAGCCCAGACACCAGCTGGTGGAGGTCATCGGGCAGCTAGAAGAAAGCCTTCCGGAGCGCATGAAGGAAGAGCTGTCTGCCCTCACCAGAGAGGATCAGGGTGGGCCGGGGAGCGTTTCAGTTGATGTAAAGAAAGTCCAGACCTCTGGAGGTGAGTCTGTGACCTTAGTTGCTGAGGTCAACCTCTCTCGAACTGTGGATGCCGATCAGTTAGACTTGGAGGAGCTGAGCAAAGATGAAGCTGGTGAAATAGAGAAAGCCGTGGAGTCGGTGGTACGAGACAGTTTGACCAAGCGACACAGCCCAACATCTGGAAGCCCAAACAGGGAGGCTGGAGCGgaggccccagctcctggcaTTGGCTTCAAGCGCTGGGCCACCCAGGAACTGTACAGCCCCTCTGGTGAGGAGGAGGATGCCAGCCGGGCTCACAGCACAGAGCAGGTCACTTCCCAGGGTCCGGTGTCAGCCACCGTGGAAGTCACCAGCCCAAGAGGCTTTGCCCGGTCGCACGTGTTAGAGGACGTAAGCCAGTCTGTAAGGCACATTAAAATAGACCCCACTGGAATTTGGAGGACTGAGCAAGTCTCACACGAAGGACCCACTGCAGAGGTGGTGGAG ATGGACGTGAGTAACATAGAGGTGACCCCCAGCTGGACACAAGAGGCCACAGTCTTCTTCCCCGCAGGGACGGAAGCGGAAGCTCATAGCGTGTCTGACCCTGGCGCCTGGAGAGACGCTGGCAGTGGGAGTGCCCGGGCAGCCAACGTGAGCTTTCAGGGCTCTGCTGGGGACGGACGCCAGGCCCCCGGGgaagagggcagggagcaggccGAGTTTGATAAGATGGTGCAGCTACAGAGGATGGTAGACCAAAGGTCGGTGATTTCAGATGAAAAGAAAGTTGCCCTCCTCTACCTAGACAgtcaggaggaggagagtgagggagaCTGGTTTTGA
- the SYNM gene encoding synemin isoform X1, which translates to MLSWRLQTGSEKAELQELNARLYDYVCRVRELERENLLLEEELRGRRGQEALWAEGQARFAEEARSLRQQLDELSWATALAEGERDAVRRELWELRRLGEEARAARGRLDAELGAQQRELQEALGARATLEALLGRLQAERRGLDEAHEREVRELRARAAGLTMHYRARATGLGAPPPRLKEVHDSYALLVAESWQETVQLYEDEVRELEELLQRGQESRREAEDEARLCAQEAEALRREVLELEQLRALLEDELLRMREAYELQAEERQRGIACLEDEKAALTLAMADRLRDYQELVQVKTSLSLEVATYRALLEGESNPEIVIVTKHIEDMPQEFRNTSYRYTDSVLQRENERNLFLRQKAPSASFSHSAGLRANLSARSGSQAAVGSAARRDFLGPGYSPLTTIQRESSYEKTARGQTNYRTSSSAPGLFRNTEAQVKTFPSRPRTEGTKDVPTNLAKESTVAREAYRERPASVAAGASESTWSNERTVILGKKTEDKAMREQEKNRPVTVQTKREEKMFDSKEKASEERNLRWEELTKLDKEARKRESQQMREKAEEKESLKEKSVRGREIPISLEVSQDSTPEVAPKAFQTPLKKDAGDGPGRGVETREARFRLGTSDTTGSLKGDSMTETIAENIVSSILKQFTQSPDTEASANSFPDTKVTYVDRKELPGDRKTKTEIVVESKLTEEIDVSDEAGLDYLLSKDVKDKVELKGKSAERMIGDIINLGLKGREGRAKVVNVEIIEEPMSYVGGGKADEFSIPFEVEEVDDVSPGSRGLVEEEEGYGETDITVSGNQHEKTKQPQENVTHVEEVMEAGDSEGEQSYFVSTPDEHPGGHDRDEGSVYGQIHIEEESTIRYSWQDEIVPGARRRIKRDDALGEKVVKPLDVAEHSLEGDVGSTHWKEQARSGEFHAEPTVIEKEIKIPHDFHTSIKGVFKEPRHQLVEVIGQLEESLPERMKEELSALTREDQGGPGSVSVDVKKVQTSGGESVTLVAEVNLSRTVDADQLDLEELSKDEAGEIEKAVESVVRDSLTKRHSPTSGSPNREAGAEAPAPGIGFKRWATQELYSPSGEEEDASRAHSTEQVTSQGPVSATVEVTSPRGFARSHVLEDVSQSVRHIKIDPTGIWRTEQVSHEGPTAEVVEVSGEGDVSQAASSAGASWSVRHFTLGPNQSQVSKEVFFQGPVPAREEAGVTEEPGLAELSTDTDRAGRHSAFGSKQFHAKREVIFQGPVSGAERVGDYFQTEESVGTQTSIKHLQLDPREGFSEQIQFTAPLADKVESSVRGASVHTEEWSGNGTAIRHVKIGPQRHQTTEQIVLQRREFSNSESSAHGEGSADATQAAHSYTMGRKILMTEKSNFQGVVSISPQEPSVGDMSGAGATSGMSRSFRHIQLGPTETETSEHTVFRGPISKTFALAGAVDSPELGELADSSRTPRHIALGPKETSFTFQMDVSNIEVTPSWTQEATVFFPAGTEAEAHSVSDPGAWRDAGSGSARAANVSFQGSAGDGRQAPGEEGREQAEFDKMVQLQRMVDQRSVISDEKKVALLYLDSQEEESEGDWF; encoded by the exons ATGCTGTCCTGGCGGCTGCAGACGGGCTCGGAGAAGGCCGAGCTGCAGGAGCTCAACGCCCGGCTCTACGACTACGTGTGCCGGGTGCGGGAGCTGGAGCGCGAAAACCtgctcctggaggaggagctgcgCGGCCGGCGCGGGCAGGAGGCCCTGTGGGCCGAGGGGCAGGCCCGCTTCGCCGAGGAGGCGCGCAGCTTGCGGCAGCAGCTGGATGAGCTGAGCTGGGCCACGGCGCTGGCCGAGGGCGAGCGCGACGCCGTGCGGCGCGAGTTGTGGGAGCTGCGGCGGCTGGGCGAGGAGGCGCGCGCCGCCCGCGGCCGCCTGGACGCCGAGCTGGGCGCGCAGCAGCGCGAGCTGCAGGAGGCGCTGGGCGCGCGCGCCACCCTCGAGGCGTTGCTGGGCCGGCTGCAGGCCGAGCGCCGCGGCCTCGACGAGGCCCACGAGCGCGAGGTGCGGGAgctgcgcgcgcgcgccgccggcCTGACCATGCACTACCGCGCCCGTGCCACCGGCCTCggcgcgccgccgccgcgcctGAAGGAGGTGCACGACAGCTACGCGCTGCTGGTGGCCGAGTCGTGGCAGGAGACCGTGCAGCTGTACGAGGACGAGGTGCGCGAGCTGGAGGAGTTGCTGCAGCGCGGGCAGGAGAGCCGGCGCGAGGCCGAGGACGAGGCTCGGCTGTGCGCGCAGGAGGCCGAGGCGCTGCGGCGCGAGGTGCTCGAGCTGGAGCAGCTGCGCGCGCTGCTGGAGGACGAGCTGCTGCGGATGCGCGAGGCGTACGAGCTGCAGGCCGAGGAGCGGCAG AGAGGGATTGCCTGCCTGGAGGATGAGAAGGCGGCCCTCACCTTGGCCATGGCCGACCGGCTGCGGGACTATCAGGAGCTCGTGCAGGTGAAGACCAGCCTCAGCCTGGAGGTTGCAACCTACCG agCCTTACTGGAAGGAGAAAGTAATCCAGAGATAGTGATCGTGACTAAACACATTGAAGACATGCCACAAG AATTCAGAAACACATCCTATCGGTATACCGACTCGGTATTACAGAGGGAGAATGAAAGGAATCTGTTCCTGAGGCAGAAAGCGCCTTCAGCGAGCTTCAGTCACAGCGCGGGGCTGCGTGCTAACCTGTCGGCTCGCTCCGGATCGCAGGCAGCTGTTGGAAGCGCCGCCAGAAGAGACTTCCTGGGCCCAGGATATTCTCCGCTTACCACAATCCAGCGGGAAAGCTCGTATGAAAAAACTGCCAGAGGTCAAACCAACTACAGAACTTCATCTTCAGCCCCTGGTCTTTTCAGAAATACGGAAGCTCAAGTGAAAACATTCCCCAGTAGACCAAGAACTGAAGGTACAAAGGACGTCCCCACTAATTTAGCCAAAGAGTCCACCGTTGCCCGAGAGGCATACCGAGAACGCCCGGCCAGTGTGGCGGCAGGCGCTTCTGAAAGTACTTGGTCAAATGAGAGGACCGTCATtttgggaaagaaaacagaagataaagCCATGagggagcaagagaaaaataGGCCAGTAACTGTCCAAACAAAGCgagaagagaaaatgtttgatTCTAAAGAGAAAGCTTCAGAGGAGAGAAACTTAAGGTGGGAAGAGCTGACAAAGTTAGataaagaagcaagaaagagagaaagccagcAAATGAGAGAAAAGGCGGAAGAGAAGGAGTCATTGAAGGAGAAAagtgtgagaggaagagagatacCTATCAGTCTAGAAGTATCCCAGGACAGCACACCAGAGGTGGCTCCGAAAGCTTTCCAGACACCCTTGAAGAAGGATGCTGGTGATGGTCCGGGTAGAGGGGTTGAAACCAGAGAGGCAAGGTTCAGGTTGGGCACCAGCGACACCACCGGCTCTCTGAAAGGTGATTCCATGACTGAAACCATTGCAGAAAACATCGTGTCCAGTATTCTGAAGCAGTTTACCCAGTCTCCTGATACAGAAGCATCTGCTAACTCTTTTCCAGACACAAAAGTCACTTACGTGGACAGGAAAGAGCTTCCTGGTGACAGAAAAACGAAGACTGAGATAGTCGTGGAGTCGAAACTGACTGAAGAGATCGACGTTTCAGATGAAGCTGGCCTGGACTACCTTTTAAGCAAGGATGTTAAGGATAAGGTGGAGCTGAAAGGAAAATCAGCCGAGCGGATGATAGGAGATATAATCAATCTTGGtctgaaaggaagagaggggagagcaAAGGTTGTCAATGTGGAGATCATTGAAGAGCCCATGAGCTATGTAGGTGGCGGGAAGGCAGATGAGTTTTCTATCCCATTCGAAGTGGAGGAGGTCGATGATGTGTCTCCGGGCTCCAGGGGGCTTGTCGAGGAGGAGGAAGGTTATGGAGAAACAGATATCACAGTCTCAGGTAATCAACATGAAAAGACCAAGCAGCCCCAAGAGAATGTAACTCATGTTGAGGAAGTGATGGAGGCAGGTGACTCAGAGGGAGAGCAGAGTTATTTTGTGTCGACTCCAGATGAACACCCCGGGGGGCATGACAGAGATGAAGGCTCAGTGTACGGGCAGATCCACATTGAGGAAGAATCCACCATCAGGTACTCTTGGCAAGATGAAATCGTGCCAGGGGCTCGGAGGAGGATAAAGAGGGACGATGCTTTGGGAGAGAAGGTTGTGAAACCACTGGATGTTGCAGAACATTCTCTGGAGGGAGATGTGGGTTCTACTCACTGGAAAGAACAAGCGAGAAGTGGTGAATTTCATGCTGAACCCACAGtcattgaaaaggaaattaaaataccaCATGATTTTCACACATCCATTAAGGGAGTCTTCAAGGAGCCCAGACACCAGCTGGTGGAGGTCATCGGGCAGCTAGAAGAAAGCCTTCCGGAGCGCATGAAGGAAGAGCTGTCTGCCCTCACCAGAGAGGATCAGGGTGGGCCGGGGAGCGTTTCAGTTGATGTAAAGAAAGTCCAGACCTCTGGAGGTGAGTCTGTGACCTTAGTTGCTGAGGTCAACCTCTCTCGAACTGTGGATGCCGATCAGTTAGACTTGGAGGAGCTGAGCAAAGATGAAGCTGGTGAAATAGAGAAAGCCGTGGAGTCGGTGGTACGAGACAGTTTGACCAAGCGACACAGCCCAACATCTGGAAGCCCAAACAGGGAGGCTGGAGCGgaggccccagctcctggcaTTGGCTTCAAGCGCTGGGCCACCCAGGAACTGTACAGCCCCTCTGGTGAGGAGGAGGATGCCAGCCGGGCTCACAGCACAGAGCAGGTCACTTCCCAGGGTCCGGTGTCAGCCACCGTGGAAGTCACCAGCCCAAGAGGCTTTGCCCGGTCGCACGTGTTAGAGGACGTAAGCCAGTCTGTAAGGCACATTAAAATAGACCCCACTGGAATTTGGAGGACTGAGCAAGTCTCACACGAAGGACCCACTGCAGAGGTGGTGGAGGTAAGTGGGGAAGGCGACGTAAGTCAGGCAGCGAGCTCGGCGGGAGCCAGCTGGTCTGTGAGGCACTTTACATTGGGTCCCAATCAAAGTCAAGTGTCCAAAGAAGTCTTCTTCCAAGGGCCTGTCCCTGCCCGTGAGGAGGCGGGGGTCACAGAAGAGCCTGGCCTGGCAGAGCTTTCCACAGATACCGACAGAGCGGGGAGGCACAGCGCGTTTGGCTCCAAACAGTTTCATGCAAAGAGGGAAGTCATTTTTCAGGGCCCCGTTTCTGGGGCAGAGAGAGTTGGTGATTATTTTCAGACAGAAGAGTCGGTGGGTACCCAGACTTCTATAAAGCACCTTCAGTTAGACCCTAGAGAGGGCTTCAGTGAGCAAATCCAGTTCACTGCGCCCCTTGCAGACAAAGTGGAGTCCAGTGTCAGAGGAGCTTCTGTGCACACTGAGGAGTGGTCAGGGAATGGTACAGCCATCAGGCACGTCAAAATTGGGCCTCAGAGGCATCAAACCACTGAGCAGATAGTTCTCCAACGCAGGGAATTTAGCAACTCAGAAAGCAGTGCCCATGGAGAGGGCTCGGCAGATGCGACCCAGGCTGCTCATAGTTACACCATGGGTAGGAAAATCCTGATGACTGAGAAGAGCAACTTCCAAGGGGTCGTCTCCATATCTCCTCAGGAGCCTAGTGTGGGAGACATGTCAGGGGCAGGAGCGACATCGGGCATGAGCAGATCCTTTAGGCACATTCAGCTAGGTCCTACGGAAACTGAAACCTCTGAACACACTGTCTTCCGTGGACCCATTTCCAAAACATTTGCACTGGCTGGGGCAGTGGATTCCCCTGAGCTAGGCGAGTTAGCAGACAGCAGCAGAACACCAAGGCACATTGCACTGGGGCCCAAAGAAACTTCATTTACCTTTCAGATGGACGTGAGTAACATAGAGGTGACCCCCAGCTGGACACAAGAGGCCACAGTCTTCTTCCCCGCAGGGACGGAAGCGGAAGCTCATAGCGTGTCTGACCCTGGCGCCTGGAGAGACGCTGGCAGTGGGAGTGCCCGGGCAGCCAACGTGAGCTTTCAGGGCTCTGCTGGGGACGGACGCCAGGCCCCCGGGgaagagggcagggagcaggccGAGTTTGATAAGATGGTGCAGCTACAGAGGATGGTAGACCAAAGGTCGGTGATTTCAGATGAAAAGAAAGTTGCCCTCCTCTACCTAGACAgtcaggaggaggagagtgagggagaCTGGTTTTGA